In Brevundimonas sp. SGAir0440, one DNA window encodes the following:
- a CDS encoding polymer-forming cytoskeletal protein: MFTKSKSYDSGSNGLGIPPAPEPTTPTPTAASTPSLPATTQAPRAPEPARPAARSSNLSTLSAGVKYEGNISGAGELQVDGSLKGDVRVSRVVIGEGGSVEGTVHADVLDVRGRVSGAIVAKQVKLHATARVEGDITQEQLAIDQGAWFQGRCNQAKRDTPGAAMLEAPAPKADKADKTAA, from the coding sequence ATGTTCACCAAGAGCAAATCCTACGACAGCGGATCGAACGGCCTGGGCATCCCCCCGGCGCCCGAACCGACCACGCCCACGCCGACGGCTGCGAGCACGCCGTCCCTGCCGGCCACGACGCAAGCGCCGCGCGCGCCTGAACCAGCCCGTCCGGCGGCCCGGTCCAGCAATCTGTCGACCCTGTCGGCCGGCGTGAAATACGAAGGCAACATCTCCGGCGCCGGCGAACTTCAGGTCGACGGGTCGCTGAAGGGCGACGTCCGCGTCTCGCGCGTCGTGATCGGCGAAGGCGGCTCGGTTGAGGGCACGGTCCATGCCGACGTGCTTGACGTGCGCGGCCGCGTCTCCGGCGCCATCGTCGCCAAACAGGTCAAGCTTCACGCCACCGCCCGCGTCGAGGGCGACATCACGCAGGAACAGCTCGCCATCGACCAGGGCGCCTGGTTCCAGGGCCGCTGCAACCAGGCCAAGCGCGACACCCCCGGCGCCGCCATGCTGGAAGCCCCCGCGCCGAAGGCCGACAAGGCGGACAAGACCGCCGCCTGA
- the tyrS gene encoding tyrosine--tRNA ligase: MIEHVFKSDFLRTLQARGYIHQITHPVELDEAAAAGVVPGYIGFDATAPSLHVGSLIQIMMLRRLQQAGGKPIVLMGGGTTKVGDPTGKDTSRPQLTEETIQSNIDTIKTVFAKFLTFGDGLTDAVMVNNDDWLSGYGYIQFLRDFGTHFTVNRMLAFDSVKLRLEREQPMTFLEFNYMLMQSVDFLELNRSHKVTLQMGGSDQWGNITSGVDLVRRVDQKAAFGLTTPLLTTASGGKMGKTAQGAVWLNAEQLSPYDYWQFWRNAEDADVGRFMRLFTDLSLEQIAEYEALEGAAINDAKKALADAATTLLHGADEAAKARAAAESNFEKGQLSADLPTIELPSAEVYGAMIAAVVTKAGLTASNGEARRLAQGGGLRLNDAAVSDGAQLLTEADLKDGVIKLAAGKKKIVLVRPV, translated from the coding sequence ATGATCGAACACGTCTTCAAATCCGACTTCCTGCGCACGCTTCAGGCGCGCGGCTACATCCATCAGATCACCCACCCCGTCGAATTAGACGAGGCGGCGGCTGCGGGCGTGGTGCCGGGCTATATCGGCTTCGACGCCACTGCGCCGTCACTGCACGTCGGCAGCCTGATTCAGATCATGATGTTGCGCCGGCTTCAGCAAGCGGGCGGCAAGCCCATCGTCCTGATGGGTGGCGGCACGACCAAGGTCGGCGACCCCACCGGCAAGGATACGTCGCGTCCGCAACTGACCGAAGAGACGATTCAGTCCAACATCGACACCATCAAGACGGTCTTCGCCAAGTTCCTGACGTTCGGCGACGGACTGACCGATGCGGTCATGGTCAACAATGACGACTGGCTGTCCGGCTATGGCTACATCCAGTTTCTGAGGGATTTCGGCACCCACTTCACCGTGAACCGGATGCTGGCCTTCGACTCGGTCAAGCTGCGTCTGGAGCGTGAGCAGCCCATGACCTTCCTTGAGTTCAACTACATGCTGATGCAGTCGGTGGACTTCCTGGAGCTCAACCGCAGCCACAAGGTCACCCTGCAAATGGGCGGCTCGGACCAGTGGGGCAACATCACTTCGGGCGTGGATCTGGTGCGCCGCGTGGATCAGAAGGCCGCCTTCGGCCTGACCACGCCACTGCTGACCACGGCGTCGGGCGGCAAGATGGGCAAGACCGCTCAGGGCGCCGTCTGGCTGAACGCAGAACAACTCAGCCCCTACGACTACTGGCAGTTCTGGCGTAACGCTGAGGACGCCGACGTCGGCCGCTTCATGCGCCTGTTCACGGACCTGAGCCTGGAACAGATCGCGGAATACGAAGCGCTGGAAGGCGCGGCGATCAACGACGCCAAGAAGGCCCTCGCCGATGCGGCGACCACCCTGCTGCACGGCGCGGACGAGGCCGCAAAGGCGCGCGCCGCCGCCGAAAGCAACTTCGAAAAAGGACAGTTGTCCGCCGACCTGCCGACCATTGAACTGCCGTCGGCCGAGGTCTACGGCGCCATGATCGCCGCTGTCGTCACCAAGGCTGGCCTGACGGCCTCCAACGGCGAGGCCCGTCGCCTGGCCCAGGGCGGCGGTCTGCGCCTGAACGACGCCGCTGTGTCCGACGGCGCCCAACTGCTCACCGAAGCCGACCTCAAGGACGGCGTCATCAAACTGGCGGCCGGCAAGAAAAAGATCGTTCTGGTGAGGCCCGTCTAA
- the prfB gene encoding peptide chain release factor 2 (programmed frameshift), which yields MRPDVEAMKADIEQSVALLRRRLDWDVALRKLDELNARVEDPTLWDKPDEAQAVSRERSQLEVKINTVKAMEQDLEDGVMLAEMADEEGDEGALEDARASLRGIKERAARAELEALLSGEADGNDAYLEVNSGAGGTESNDWAGMLLRMYSRWAKAHGYEVTIEAHEEGEQAGVKSATILIEGPNAYGWLKSESGVHRLVRISPYDAAAKRHTSFASIGVSPVVDDAIEIDINPSDVRTDTYRASGAGGQHINKTDSAVRLTHTPTNTVVACQAGRSQHQNREMAWKMLRARLYELELQKREAAAQALADAKTDIGWGHQIRSYVLQPYQMVKDLRTEVETSDTQGVLDGDLDAFMGAALAQRVGETRGSSVD from the exons ATGAGACCGGATGTCGAGGCCATGAAGGCCGACATCGAGCAGAGCGTCGCTCTGCTCAGGAGGCGTCTT GACTGGGATGTCGCTCTAAGAAAGCTCGACGAGCTGAATGCGCGGGTCGAGGATCCGACGCTGTGGGACAAGCCCGACGAGGCCCAGGCCGTCAGCCGCGAACGCTCGCAGCTGGAAGTCAAGATCAACACCGTCAAGGCGATGGAGCAGGACCTCGAAGACGGGGTGATGCTGGCCGAGATGGCGGACGAGGAAGGCGACGAGGGCGCGCTGGAAGACGCTCGCGCGTCGCTGCGCGGCATCAAGGAACGCGCCGCGCGCGCCGAGCTGGAGGCCCTGTTGTCCGGCGAGGCCGACGGCAATGACGCCTATCTGGAAGTGAACTCCGGCGCCGGCGGCACCGAGTCGAACGACTGGGCCGGCATGCTGCTGCGCATGTACTCCCGCTGGGCCAAGGCGCACGGCTATGAGGTCACCATCGAGGCGCACGAAGAGGGCGAACAGGCGGGGGTCAAGTCGGCCACCATCCTGATCGAAGGGCCCAACGCCTATGGCTGGCTGAAGTCGGAATCGGGCGTGCACCGCCTGGTCCGCATCAGCCCCTATGACGCGGCGGCCAAGCGCCACACCAGCTTCGCCTCCATCGGGGTGTCGCCGGTCGTGGACGACGCGATCGAGATCGACATCAACCCTTCGGACGTTCGCACCGACACCTATCGTGCGTCGGGCGCGGGCGGTCAGCACATCAACAAGACCGACTCGGCTGTGCGCCTGACGCACACCCCGACCAACACCGTCGTGGCCTGCCAGGCCGGCCGGTCGCAGCACCAGAACCGCGAGATGGCCTGGAAGATGCTCCGCGCGCGCCTATACGAGCTGGAACTGCAGAAGCGTGAGGCGGCGGCTCAGGCGCTGGCCGACGCCAAGACCGACATCGGGTGGGGTCACCAGATCCGCTCCTATGTCCTGCAGCCCTATCAGATGGTGAAGGACCTGCGGACCGAGGTTGAGACCTCGGATACCCAGGGGGTGCTGGACGGCGACCTGGACGCCTTCATGGGCGCGGCCCTGGCCCAGCGGGTCGGCGAGACCCGAGGATCGAGCGTGGACTGA
- a CDS encoding GIY-YIG nuclease family protein, whose product MAFFTYIVASRRNGTLYTGSTDDLIQRVAQHRNKTFAGFTAKYDVDLLDWFEVHETREAAFRRERQIKKWNRDWKLQMIEKENPNWLDLYDDFRLGGLKDAKDWVPAFAGMSGMSETPNDQ is encoded by the coding sequence TTGGCCTTCTTCACCTACATCGTCGCAAGCCGCCGAAATGGAACGCTCTATACAGGATCGACCGATGACCTGATCCAGCGTGTCGCGCAGCACAGGAATAAGACCTTCGCCGGCTTTACCGCCAAGTATGACGTGGATCTGCTGGACTGGTTCGAAGTCCACGAAACGCGTGAGGCCGCATTCCGTCGGGAACGGCAGATCAAGAAATGGAACCGAGACTGGAAGCTTCAGATGATCGAAAAGGAAAATCCGAACTGGCTCGATCTGTATGATGACTTTCGCCTTGGCGGCCTGAAGGACGCCAAGGACTGGGTCCCCGCCTTCGCGGGGATGAGCGGAATGAGTGAGACGCCCAATGATCAATGA
- a CDS encoding DOMON-like domain-containing protein, with translation MRLPLIPHPTSSPAGLTLEVQARRAGRVLSLEYVLAGPVEGVWRPEAAARVRTDGLWQATCFEAFVRNEAGGYVEYNLSPSGAWAAYRFDGYREGMRDLEMLAPFIVTRSAPGQLVLTADVTLPEDAAGAAGLAAVIRGVDGAIGYWALAHPSDKPDFHHPDSFALDLT, from the coding sequence ATGCGCCTACCTCTGATCCCGCATCCGACATCCAGCCCTGCGGGGCTGACGCTGGAGGTCCAGGCGCGGCGCGCCGGGCGGGTGCTGAGCTTGGAGTATGTGCTGGCCGGACCGGTGGAAGGAGTGTGGCGGCCGGAGGCTGCGGCGCGGGTGCGGACGGACGGGTTGTGGCAGGCGACCTGTTTCGAGGCGTTCGTTCGCAACGAGGCGGGCGGCTATGTCGAGTACAATCTGTCGCCGTCGGGGGCGTGGGCGGCCTATCGGTTCGACGGCTATCGCGAGGGGATGCGGGATCTGGAGATGCTCGCGCCCTTCATCGTGACGCGGTCGGCGCCCGGACAACTCGTGCTGACGGCGGACGTGACCTTGCCGGAGGATGCGGCCGGGGCGGCGGGCTTGGCGGCGGTGATCCGGGGCGTGGACGGGGCGATCGGCTATTGGGCGCTGGCGCATCCTTCGGATAAGCCGGACTTTCATCATCCCGACTCGTTCGCGCTGGACCTGACATGA
- a CDS encoding exo-beta-N-acetylmuramidase NamZ domain-containing protein, with protein sequence MNFGLDRLLSDDALRAQLKGRRVALLAHPASVTKDLTHAVDALAECPEIRLTAAFGPQHGMKGDLQDNMMESPDYRDPVHGFPVFSLYGEVRRPRDEWMAEFDVLLVDLQDLGCRIYTYVTTLLYVLEAAAKHGRSVWVLDRPNPAGRPVEGMTLKPGWESFVGAGPMPMRHGMTMGELGLWFIDQFKLDVDYRVVEMQGWVPEAGPGFGWPLLDRSWINPSPNAPNLSMARAYAGTVMLEGATLSEGRGTTRPLELFGAPDIDARAVIAEMQALAPEWLGGCILRDMWFEPTFHKHVGKLCSGVQIHVDHPDYDHAAFKPWRVQALGFKAIRRLYPDYDLWRDFPYEYAFGKLPIDVINGGPGLREWVDDAAARPGDLDAATQPDEAAWEEARRPFLLY encoded by the coding sequence ATGAACTTCGGCCTCGACCGCCTTTTGTCCGACGACGCCCTGAGGGCGCAGCTAAAGGGACGGCGCGTGGCCTTGCTGGCGCATCCGGCGTCGGTGACGAAGGATTTGACCCATGCGGTCGACGCCCTGGCCGAGTGTCCCGAGATCCGGCTGACCGCCGCCTTTGGCCCGCAGCACGGGATGAAGGGCGATCTGCAAGACAATATGATGGAAAGCCCGGATTATCGCGATCCGGTGCACGGCTTCCCGGTCTTCAGCCTGTACGGCGAGGTGCGGCGCCCGCGCGACGAATGGATGGCCGAGTTTGACGTGCTGCTGGTCGACCTTCAGGACCTGGGCTGCCGCATCTACACCTATGTGACGACGCTTCTGTACGTGCTGGAGGCGGCGGCGAAACACGGCAGGTCGGTCTGGGTGCTGGACCGGCCCAATCCGGCGGGACGGCCGGTCGAGGGGATGACGCTGAAGCCCGGCTGGGAAAGTTTCGTCGGGGCCGGGCCGATGCCGATGCGCCATGGCATGACCATGGGCGAACTGGGCCTGTGGTTCATCGACCAGTTCAAGCTGGATGTGGATTACCGGGTGGTGGAGATGCAGGGCTGGGTGCCCGAGGCTGGTCCGGGCTTCGGCTGGCCGCTGCTGGACCGGTCATGGATCAATCCCAGCCCCAATGCGCCGAACCTGTCGATGGCGCGCGCCTATGCGGGCACGGTGATGCTGGAAGGCGCGACCCTGTCGGAAGGGCGGGGGACGACACGGCCGCTGGAGCTGTTCGGGGCGCCGGATATCGACGCGCGGGCGGTGATCGCGGAAATGCAGGCGCTGGCGCCGGAATGGCTGGGCGGCTGCATCTTGCGCGACATGTGGTTCGAGCCGACCTTCCACAAGCACGTCGGAAAGCTGTGCAGCGGGGTGCAGATCCATGTCGATCACCCCGACTACGACCATGCCGCCTTCAAGCCGTGGCGGGTGCAGGCCCTGGGGTTCAAGGCGATCCGACGGCTGTATCCCGACTACGATCTGTGGCGGGATTTTCCGTACGAATATGCGTTCGGCAAACTGCCCATCGACGTGATCAACGGCGGACCGGGCCTGCGGGAATGGGTGGACGACGCGGCGGCGAGGCCAGGCGATCTGGATGCGGCGACGCAGCCTGACGAAGCGGCGTGGGAAGAGGCGCGAAGGCCGTTCCTGCTCTATTAA
- a CDS encoding peroxiredoxin, whose translation MINEGQPAPTLDLPTDGGGRVTLAAHKGKPAVVYFYPKDDTTGCTREAQDFTALAPDFAALGVPVIGVSKDTVKKHDRFKAKYDLAVTLASDEDGAACEAWGVWVQKKLYGREYMGIERATFLIDAEGRVAKAWRNVKVADHAAAVLEAARAL comes from the coding sequence ATGATCAATGAAGGCCAACCCGCGCCCACCCTCGACCTGCCCACGGACGGCGGCGGCCGCGTCACCCTCGCCGCCCACAAGGGCAAGCCCGCCGTCGTCTATTTCTATCCCAAGGACGACACGACCGGCTGCACGCGCGAGGCGCAGGACTTCACCGCCCTGGCGCCCGACTTCGCCGCTCTGGGCGTGCCGGTCATCGGCGTGTCCAAGGACACAGTGAAGAAGCACGACAGGTTCAAGGCCAAATACGATCTCGCCGTCACCCTCGCCTCCGACGAGGACGGCGCCGCCTGCGAGGCCTGGGGCGTCTGGGTGCAGAAAAAGCTCTATGGCCGCGAATACATGGGCATCGAGCGGGCCACCTTCCTGATCGACGCCGAGGGCCGCGTCGCCAAGGCCTGGCGCAATGTGAAGGTCGCCGACCACGCCGCCGCCGTGCTGGAGGCCGCCAGGGCCCTGTGA
- a CDS encoding penicillin-binding protein 1A encodes MKIAERWFVWAGMVLLGGIALAGLVVAVYAAWLFHDLPDASELADYRPPTATRVYAGDGTLIGEFSDERRIYVSYDQIPQPVIHAFLAAEDRNFFQHGGIDVGGIGRASLKNVFNLASGRRLEGGSTITQQVAKNVLLTNESSLNRKLKEAILANRLEATLSKEQILELYLNEIFLGYRSFGIASAAYNYFGKSLAQLTPDEAAFLASLPKGPNNYHPKRHPGAAKGRRDWVLGEMEQSGWLTPEQLVQARAKPLVTRDAPQRSDYKDADFFVEEARRQAAANPQFGEQLRAGGFYMRTTLDPTLQTAARRALMQGLENYDRRHGWRGGWGTTDFADGWQAVALKEQAPPERRSWQAAAIESVSGNTVRIRTARDDKSGTLLASDAAWANANRQLKRGELIFVEPQGGQFALKQVPRVNGALVAIEPQSGRVLAMVGGYSYALSSFNRATQARRQPGSAFKPFVYATALEGDFTPASIVLDAPISFAGGPNGTRWTPENYSRQYYGPQTLRRGLELSRNVMTVRLAQSVGMKKIVDQSARMGLPGMTPNLSVSLGAGEVTPLEITAAYSAFANGGRRVTPYLIDYVQDRDGETIFRADNRSCRECGRGFSGQESPRLQQRGTQVIDPITAYQMSSMLEGVVQRGTAASARGLGPWVAGKTGTTNEYRSAWFVGFTTDIVVGVFIGFDDNRSLGSGEAGASAAVPVFTEFMQTALKERPARPFVRPKNAIFRTVNGIEEAFRPGTERQAPPPRPTGPAQPVGPQNYYDVIRREQEAASGAPASSPAPTAPPPPKKAPAEDLSGLY; translated from the coding sequence GTGAAGATTGCCGAACGCTGGTTCGTGTGGGCGGGCATGGTTCTGCTGGGCGGCATCGCCCTGGCGGGGTTGGTCGTCGCCGTCTATGCCGCGTGGCTGTTCCACGACCTGCCGGATGCGTCGGAACTGGCGGACTATCGCCCGCCGACCGCGACGCGCGTCTATGCCGGCGACGGCACCCTGATCGGCGAGTTTTCGGACGAGCGCCGGATTTATGTCTCCTACGACCAGATTCCCCAGCCGGTGATCCACGCCTTCCTGGCAGCCGAAGATCGCAACTTCTTCCAGCATGGCGGCATCGACGTGGGCGGCATCGGCCGCGCGTCGCTGAAGAACGTCTTCAATCTGGCGTCGGGACGTCGATTGGAAGGCGGTTCGACCATCACCCAGCAGGTGGCCAAGAATGTCCTGCTGACCAACGAATCCAGCCTGAACCGCAAGCTTAAGGAAGCCATCCTGGCCAATCGCCTGGAGGCGACCCTATCCAAGGAGCAGATCCTCGAGCTGTATCTGAACGAGATCTTCCTGGGCTATCGCTCGTTCGGCATAGCGTCGGCGGCCTACAACTATTTCGGCAAGTCGCTGGCGCAGCTGACGCCAGACGAAGCCGCCTTCCTGGCGTCCCTGCCCAAGGGACCGAACAACTACCATCCCAAGCGTCACCCCGGCGCGGCCAAGGGCCGTCGGGACTGGGTGCTGGGCGAGATGGAGCAGAGCGGGTGGCTGACGCCTGAGCAACTGGTCCAGGCCCGCGCCAAGCCTCTGGTCACGCGCGATGCGCCGCAACGGTCGGATTACAAGGACGCCGACTTCTTCGTCGAGGAGGCGCGGCGCCAGGCCGCCGCCAACCCGCAGTTCGGCGAGCAGCTGCGCGCCGGCGGCTTCTATATGCGCACCACCCTGGACCCGACGCTGCAGACGGCGGCGCGCCGGGCCCTGATGCAGGGACTTGAGAACTACGACCGTCGTCATGGCTGGCGCGGGGGGTGGGGCACGACCGACTTCGCCGACGGCTGGCAGGCGGTCGCACTGAAGGAACAGGCGCCGCCCGAGCGCCGCAGCTGGCAGGCCGCCGCCATCGAAAGCGTCAGCGGCAACACGGTCCGCATCCGCACCGCCCGTGACGACAAGTCCGGCACGCTGCTGGCGTCGGACGCGGCCTGGGCCAACGCCAATCGTCAGCTGAAACGCGGCGAACTGATCTTCGTGGAGCCGCAGGGCGGCCAGTTCGCTCTGAAGCAGGTGCCGCGCGTCAACGGGGCGCTGGTCGCCATCGAGCCGCAGTCCGGCCGCGTGCTGGCGATGGTCGGCGGCTACTCCTATGCGCTGTCCAGCTTCAACCGGGCGACCCAGGCCCGGCGCCAACCGGGTTCCGCCTTCAAACCCTTCGTCTATGCGACGGCGCTGGAGGGCGACTTCACCCCCGCCTCGATCGTCCTGGATGCGCCGATCAGCTTCGCCGGCGGTCCCAACGGCACGCGCTGGACGCCCGAGAATTACAGCCGTCAATACTATGGCCCTCAGACGCTGCGTCGCGGGCTGGAGCTGTCGCGCAACGTCATGACGGTGCGGCTGGCCCAGTCAGTCGGGATGAAGAAGATCGTCGATCAGTCGGCCAGGATGGGTCTGCCGGGCATGACGCCGAACCTGTCGGTGTCGCTTGGCGCCGGCGAGGTCACGCCGCTTGAGATCACGGCCGCCTATTCCGCCTTCGCCAACGGCGGGCGGCGGGTGACGCCTTACCTGATCGACTATGTTCAGGACCGCGATGGCGAGACCATCTTCCGCGCCGACAACCGCAGCTGCCGCGAATGCGGACGAGGCTTCTCGGGCCAGGAGTCGCCGCGCCTGCAGCAGCGCGGAACCCAGGTCATCGACCCGATCACCGCCTATCAGATGAGCTCCATGCTGGAAGGCGTGGTTCAACGCGGCACCGCCGCCAGCGCGCGCGGCCTCGGCCCCTGGGTCGCAGGCAAGACCGGCACGACAAACGAATATCGCTCGGCCTGGTTCGTGGGCTTCACCACCGACATCGTGGTCGGCGTCTTCATCGGCTTCGACGACAATCGCTCGCTGGGATCCGGTGAAGCCGGCGCCTCGGCCGCCGTGCCGGTCTTCACGGAGTTCATGCAGACGGCGTTGAAGGAAAGGCCGGCTCGCCCGTTCGTGCGGCCCAAGAACGCCATCTTCCGCACTGTCAACGGGATCGAGGAGGCCTTCCGCCCCGGCACCGAGCGCCAGGCCCCGCCGCCGCGCCCGACCGGCCCGGCCCAGCCCGTCGGACCGCAGAACTACTACGACGTCATCCGCCGCGAGCAGGAGGCCGCAAGCGGCGCGCCCGCCTCGTCGCCCGCGCCCACCGCGCCGCCGCCGCCCAAGAAGGCGCCGGCCGAGGACTTGAGCGGATTGTACTGA